From a region of the Mauremys mutica isolate MM-2020 ecotype Southern chromosome 12, ASM2049712v1, whole genome shotgun sequence genome:
- the LOC123346173 gene encoding acetylcholinesterase-like — MLGLLPALPCLLLLSLMGPSSGSDDNSTVVLTTSGPIRGKRLQAGSSTVTAFLGIPYAEPPVGALRFQKPLPHQPWSQVLETTSFGNVCPQVPLPGYPEAKLFTPTMPQSEDCLFLNIWVPHPQPPDPAPILIWIYGGGFFRGAASLELYDGRFLAATENVIVASMNYRLGALGFLSLPPAAPGNAGLWDQRLALRWLRDNAVAFGGDPARVMLSGHSTGAASVGFHLLSPGSQSLFTRAVMQSGSPTSPWVWTSLEEAQERGRRLGQLLGCADGDDIALVGCLQGKEAGEFPKREISVLRRKDLLGLPFVPTTDGDFLPDSPSRLLQAKQIQPIPITAGFTANEGSYLILFSARTLHPENASNIGMEELLQVLRLLVPGAPEEAVQAVARWYSQEGEDQGEAQYRWAMEQIVGDYAVVCPVAEVARQAAEAGNPVFVYSFDQRPSVFSSAEWTGVPHGSEIPFQFGTVWSLAGANSTHTKAEEVLSRTLMQYNAEFARTGMLTGDEGRGRKWTQYDPIKQNFFHIKINLAQIKEIPRTQRCSLLASLLAKEPSPTGAESGRAQPGGP, encoded by the exons ATGCTGGGACtactccctgcgctcccctgcctgctcctcctctctctgatGGGCCCCAGCTCTGGCTCCGATGACAACAGCACGGTGGTGCTCACCACCAGCGGCCCCATCCGGGGCAAGCGCCTCCAGGCGGGCTCCAGCACAGTGACGGCCTTCCTGGGGATCCCCTACGCCGAGCCCCCCGTGGGGGCCTTGCGCTTCCAGAAACCGCTTCCCCACCAGCCCTGGAGCCAAGTCTTGGAGACCACCAGCTTCGGCAATGTCTGCCCGCAGGTTCCACTTCCTGGTTACCCTGAGGCCAAATTATTCACACCCACAATGCCACAGTCTGAGGACTGCCTCTTCCTCAATATCTGggtgccccatccccagccccctgacccagcccccatCCTCATCTGGATCTACGGCGGTGGGTTCTTCAGAGGGGCAGCCTCCCTCGAGCTCTATGACGGGCGCTTCTTAGCCGCCACCGAGAACGTGATTGTGGCCTCCATGAACTACcggctgggggcgctgggcttcctgtccctgcccccggCCGCCCCAGGAAACGCCGGCCTGTGGGACCAGCGCCTAGCGCTGCGCTGGCTGCGGGACAACGCAGTTGCCTTTGGTGGGGATCCAGCCCGTGTGATGCTTTCCGGCCACAGCACTGGGGCTGCCTCAGTCGGCTTCCATCTTCTGTCCCCGGGAAGCCAGTCCCTTTTCACCCGCGCCGTGATGCAGAGCGGATCCCCAACCTCTCCATGGGTTTGGACTTCACTCGAGGAGGCCCAGGAGAGAGGCCGGAGGCTGGGCCAGCTGCTAGGCTGCGCCGATGGTGACGACATCGCCCtggtgggctgcctgcaggggaaggaagcaggggagtTCCCCAAACGTGAGATCTCCGTCTTACGCCGCAAGGACCTGCTGGGCCTGCCCTTTGTGCCAACAACAGATGGGGATTTTCTCCCTGATTCACCATCAAGACTCCTGCAGGCTAAGCAGATCCAGCCTATACCCATCACAGCTGGTTTCACTGCCAACGAAGGCTCCTACCTAATACTCTTTAGTGCCCGCACCTTACACCCGGAGAACGCCAGCAACATCGGTatggaggagctgctgcaggtgtTGAGGCTGCTGGTGCCAGGGGCACCAGAAGAGGCCGTCCAGGCTGTGGCTCGGTGGTACAGCCAGGAGGGGGAGGATCAGGGCGAGGCACAGTATCGATGGGCCATGGAACAGATCGTTGGTGACTACGCCGTTGTGTGCCCAGTAGCCGAGGTGGCTAGGCAGGCAGCAGAGGCCGGCAATCCCGTGTTTGTCTACAGCTTCGACCAGCGCCCCAGTGTATTTTCCTCAGCAGAATGGACAGGGGTGCCACACGGCTCTGAGATCCCCTTTCAGTTCGGAACTGTTTGGTCCCTGGCAGGAGCCAACTCTACGCACACAAAGGCTGAGGAAGTCCTGAGCCGCACGCTGATGCAGTACAATGCAGAGTTCGCCAGGACCGG GATGCTCACAGGGGatgagggcaggggaaggaagTGGACCCAGTATGACCCCATAAAGCAAAACTTCTTCCACATCAAAATAAACTTGGCCCAGATTAAGGAGATACCCCGCACGCAACGCTGCAGCCTCCTAGCATCACTGCTCGCAAAGGAGCCGAGCCCCACAG GAGCAGAATCCGGACGTGCCCAGCCCGGGGGGCCGTGA